From one Cyanobacterium stanieri PCC 7202 genomic stretch:
- a CDS encoding solanesyl diphosphate synthase (PFAM: Polyprenyl synthetase~TIGRFAM: solanesyl diphosphate synthase~COGs: COG0142 Geranylgeranyl pyrophosphate synthase~InterPro IPR000092:IPR014120~KEGG: cyh:Cyan8802_0383 solanesyl diphosphate synthase~PFAM: Polyprenyl synthetase~SPTR: Solanesyl diphosphate synthase;~TIGRFAM: solanesyl diphosphate synthase) — protein MTTVTSLFQPVDQDLHLLIDNLTKLVGAQHPILGAAAEHLFSAGGKRIRPAIVLLVSRATMEKEDITSRHRRLAEITEMIHTASLVHDDVVDDAELRRQVPTVNSLFGNRIAVLAGDFLFAQSSWYLANLDNLQVVKLLSEVIRDFAEGEIQQGLSCFDTDVSLEKYLQKSYFKTASLIANSAKAAAVLSDSSAETAEKIYSYGKNLGLAFQIVDDILDFTSPTEVLGKPAGSDLASGNLTAPVIFAMEENPSLKMFIEREFSEEGDLEQALKLVYDSQGIEKSRAMASHHSKLALQELDCLSPSPSTQALIELTDYLLSRIK, from the coding sequence ATGACAACTGTAACCTCTCTATTCCAGCCCGTTGACCAAGATTTACACCTCCTAATCGATAATTTGACCAAATTAGTAGGTGCTCAACATCCCATATTAGGAGCGGCAGCAGAGCATTTATTCAGTGCAGGGGGCAAAAGAATCCGCCCGGCGATTGTATTACTCGTCTCTCGTGCCACCATGGAAAAAGAAGATATAACTTCTCGCCATCGGCGTTTGGCAGAAATAACAGAAATGATCCATACTGCCAGTTTAGTTCATGACGATGTAGTTGATGATGCAGAATTAAGAAGACAAGTTCCCACCGTAAACAGTTTATTTGGTAATCGTATTGCGGTTTTGGCAGGAGATTTCCTGTTTGCCCAATCATCTTGGTATTTGGCAAATTTGGATAATTTACAAGTAGTAAAACTGTTATCGGAAGTCATTAGGGATTTTGCCGAGGGAGAAATTCAACAGGGTTTGAGTTGTTTTGATACCGATGTATCCCTAGAAAAATATTTACAGAAGAGTTATTTTAAAACGGCTTCCCTCATTGCCAATAGTGCCAAAGCTGCCGCTGTACTAAGCGATAGTAGTGCAGAAACTGCTGAAAAAATTTATAGCTATGGTAAAAATTTAGGATTAGCTTTCCAAATTGTGGACGATATTTTAGATTTTACTTCTCCTACCGAGGTTTTAGGCAAACCCGCAGGTTCGGATTTAGCTAGTGGAAATTTAACTGCCCCTGTTATATTTGCCATGGAAGAGAATCCTTCTTTAAAAATGTTCATTGAAAGGGAATTTAGTGAAGAAGGAGATTTAGAACAGGCTCTTAAATTGGTTTATGATAGTCAGGGTATCGAAAAATCTCGAGCGATGGCTTCCCATCACAGTAAGTTGGCTTTGCAGGAGTTAGATTGTTTATCTCCTTCTCCTTCTACTCAGGCTTTAATAGAGTTGACTGATTATCTTTTAAGCAGAATTAAATAG
- a CDS encoding ABC-1 domain-containing protein (PFAM: ABC1 family~COGs: COG0661 unusual protein kinase~InterPro IPR004147~KEGG: cyt:cce_1536 hypothetical protein~PFAM: ABC-1 domain-containing protein~SPTR: Putative uncharacterized protein) — translation MKFIEPNISWERENYSPLKRQWHIFNVAFQFLFYLFFDFCLRKTSSFQRHKRAKWLVAKLVELGPTFIKIGQALSTRPDLIPIEYIEAFSQLQDQVPAFASEEAIALIETELNTSVYSIYQEFEPIPIAAASLGQVHWAKLRTGEEVVIKVQRKGLDKLFNLDFKVLKQIITLGNKIIPGLKKYELNLIYQEFFELLFSEIDYIHEGKNAERFRNNFQNYPKVVAPKVYWAYTTAKILTLEYLPGIKINDKQALQQKAIPLKSLIETGICSYLKQLLEDGFFQTDPHPGNMAVRDDGAIIFYDFGTMAEVKGLAQEQMIQTFFAILRKDTDKVLDMLIYMGLIERVADMTAVKRLISFLLEKFRDKPVDVNAFQEISTEIYVMFEQQPFRLPPQMTFIVKALTTLDGIARNLDPEYNLMAASQPFIKNIVSSGNRGNIILTIFNQTKIFIQEKLNKPSPLEDFMQDFQAKLDGGELQIKVRSLESERMFKNIYLALKTILYASLMGFSLLNAILLVSTIYSQWAVILFGLTGLFALFFLRSIITLTLQEKFLK, via the coding sequence ATGAAGTTTATTGAGCCTAATATATCATGGGAGCGTGAGAATTATTCACCCTTAAAAAGACAATGGCATATATTTAATGTTGCCTTTCAGTTTCTTTTTTATCTTTTTTTTGATTTTTGTTTGAGAAAAACAAGCTCTTTTCAACGACATAAAAGGGCAAAATGGTTAGTAGCAAAATTGGTGGAATTAGGTCCTACTTTTATCAAAATTGGTCAGGCTTTATCCACCCGTCCTGATTTAATTCCCATTGAATATATCGAGGCATTTAGTCAGTTACAAGATCAGGTTCCTGCTTTTGCTTCTGAAGAGGCGATCGCCCTTATAGAGACAGAATTAAATACATCAGTATATAGTATATATCAGGAATTTGAACCCATCCCCATCGCTGCAGCAAGTTTAGGACAAGTACATTGGGCAAAACTACGAACAGGAGAAGAAGTAGTAATCAAAGTACAAAGAAAAGGTTTAGATAAATTATTTAACCTTGATTTTAAAGTCTTAAAACAAATTATTACCCTCGGAAATAAAATTATTCCTGGATTAAAAAAATACGAATTAAACTTAATTTATCAAGAATTTTTTGAACTTTTATTCTCAGAAATAGACTATATCCACGAAGGAAAAAATGCCGAGCGTTTTCGTAATAACTTTCAAAACTACCCTAAAGTAGTTGCCCCCAAAGTATATTGGGCATATACCACCGCCAAAATTTTAACCCTCGAATATCTGCCCGGGATAAAAATTAACGATAAACAAGCCCTGCAACAAAAAGCCATCCCCCTAAAATCCCTCATAGAAACAGGTATCTGTAGTTATCTCAAGCAACTATTAGAAGACGGATTCTTTCAAACTGACCCCCATCCAGGTAATATGGCAGTAAGGGATGACGGTGCAATTATTTTCTACGACTTCGGCACCATGGCAGAAGTAAAAGGATTAGCCCAAGAACAAATGATCCAAACCTTTTTCGCAATATTGCGTAAAGACACCGATAAAGTCTTGGATATGCTGATTTATATGGGTTTAATCGAGCGTGTCGCCGACATGACAGCAGTAAAAAGACTAATTAGTTTCCTCCTCGAAAAATTCAGAGATAAACCCGTTGATGTCAACGCTTTCCAAGAAATTAGCACGGAAATATATGTGATGTTTGAACAACAACCCTTCCGTCTACCCCCTCAAATGACATTTATAGTCAAGGCCTTAACTACCCTTGATGGCATTGCTCGAAATTTAGACCCAGAATATAACTTAATGGCTGCTAGTCAACCCTTTATTAAAAATATCGTCAGTTCTGGTAATCGGGGCAATATAATATTGACAATTTTTAATCAGACAAAAATATTTATTCAAGAAAAACTCAATAAACCCTCTCCCCTAGAAGATTTTATGCAAGATTTTCAAGCAAAATTAGACGGTGGAGAATTACAAATTAAGGTGCGTTCCTTAGAAAGCGAAAGGATGTTTAAAAATATTTATTTAGCACTAAAAACGATTCTTTACGCTTCATTAATGGGCTTTTCTCTTTTAAATGCTATTTTGTTGGTTTCAACCATTTATAGTCAATGGGCAGTAATTTTATTTGGTTTAACAGGATTATTTGCTCTTTTTTTCCTCCGTTCAATTATTACCTTAACCCTACAAGAAAAGTTTTTAAAATAA
- a CDS encoding histidine kinase (PFAM: Histidine kinase-, DNA gyrase B-, and HSP90-like ATPase; His Kinase A (phosphoacceptor) domain~COGs: COG2205 Osmosensitive K+ channel histidine kinase~InterPro IPR003661:IPR003594:IPR005467:IPR004358~KEGG: npu:Npun_F2781 GAF sensor signal transduction histidine kinase~PFAM: ATP-binding region ATPase domain protein; histidine kinase A domain protein~SMART: ATP-binding region ATPase domain protein; histidine kinase A domain protein~SPTR: Sensor protein) produces the protein MDAIFDQDLIKTAEVLQLDRLSIVRFKYHQIIKFHYDNQQIPSATIEKVFDCHKNNHYNPDYEGKYTQLSHSPLISHAWGMAPDLLKLSSQAKINLLHRGEDWSEIFDLHQLHSLLFIPLYLKKQKSKYQPGILGYLILQNYTPKKWSCSEIEAFKWIGKQVSTEIINQQTVSKIQSLVDERTSQLKLSLDVQAKLSNKLRFHLEELRQSNKVKDEFIASMSDALKTPLSNLKTGIKMLKIRNEEESLELYINILEQECEKEINLVDNLLAIQKLRSKEMKTSPQKIYLPSFLQDIQDHFKDDLSDNDIELSINSQLDFLLTDLNSVDLILKELIFNGIKFSSPNTTIYLIIEREQDHFILEVSNMGAEISPDEQNNIFHPFYQGSKIENVTNSGTGLGLALVKSLVENLNGTIEVSSILSPNSEDYINTFTITFPQELHEVY, from the coding sequence ATGGACGCTATTTTTGATCAGGATCTCATAAAAACTGCTGAAGTTCTCCAGTTAGATAGACTGTCGATTGTTCGATTCAAGTATCATCAGATTATTAAATTCCATTACGATAATCAACAGATACCCTCGGCGACAATTGAAAAAGTCTTTGATTGTCATAAAAATAATCACTATAATCCTGATTATGAGGGAAAATATACTCAATTGTCCCACTCCCCTCTTATTTCCCATGCTTGGGGTATGGCTCCTGATTTACTCAAATTAAGTTCTCAAGCAAAAATTAATCTCTTACATCGGGGAGAAGATTGGAGCGAAATTTTTGATTTACACCAACTTCATTCTTTATTATTTATACCTCTTTATTTAAAAAAACAAAAAAGTAAATATCAGCCGGGTATTTTAGGTTATTTGATTTTACAAAATTATACTCCTAAAAAATGGAGTTGTTCAGAAATAGAGGCTTTTAAATGGATTGGCAAACAAGTTAGTACAGAAATTATTAATCAACAAACCGTTAGTAAAATTCAATCTTTGGTAGATGAGCGTACTAGTCAGTTAAAATTAAGTCTTGATGTTCAGGCAAAATTATCTAATAAACTGCGATTTCACCTCGAAGAATTGAGGCAATCTAATAAAGTAAAAGACGAATTTATTGCTAGTATGAGCGATGCCCTGAAAACACCTTTGTCTAATTTAAAAACGGGTATAAAAATGCTCAAAATAAGAAATGAAGAGGAATCTTTAGAGTTATATATTAATATATTAGAACAAGAATGCGAAAAGGAAATTAATCTGGTAGACAATCTTTTGGCAATACAAAAATTAAGATCAAAGGAGATGAAAACCAGCCCTCAAAAAATTTATCTTCCTTCCTTTTTACAAGATATTCAGGATCATTTTAAGGATGATTTGAGTGATAATGATATTGAGTTGAGTATCAATTCTCAATTAGACTTCTTGTTAACGGATTTAAATAGTGTAGATCTAATTTTAAAGGAGTTAATTTTTAATGGAATTAAATTTTCTAGCCCCAACACTACTATTTATTTAATTATTGAACGAGAACAAGATCACTTTATTTTGGAAGTGTCTAATATGGGAGCCGAAATTAGTCCAGATGAGCAAAATAATATTTTTCATCCCTTTTATCAAGGTAGTAAAATTGAAAATGTCACCAATAGCGGTACAGGATTAGGACTTGCTTTAGTGAAGTCATTGGTAGAGAATTTAAATGGTACTATTGAGGTTTCTAGTATCTTATCTCCTAATTCTGAGGACTATATCAACACTTTTACCATAACTTTCCCGCAAGAGTTGCATGAAGTTTATTGA
- a CDS encoding hypothetical protein (KEGG: cyc:PCC7424_3367 hypothetical protein~SPTR: Putative uncharacterized protein) — MALENSPNSQEKIYYLSPSNKIHSSECRHCKPEMEGWQKMDSFSMALENDGIPCRLCCPSSKAIEDAKKKEDSSHKPLPHIKLKENSASNHEISEKAIHNKEKNFSPDRKRYKILAGNGCHQAIAEVHGILVPPAEEDGCHNLILPDGCVLEASFKDARLKWLAYNREGVLGAHWFRGYPKMKDNKLVAFQIVAWDLDMPTNERGWETWEFTGVWTVQKNLTVQRSMGLKEVRQQARETGFIKKFKYTFNNTYDWLKNKKLWSGYVYKLICRREGDTLKIQKVIPYACPRIKPVPRGRNNKPKNFDTGKPQLSSN, encoded by the coding sequence ATGGCATTAGAAAACTCCCCCAACTCTCAAGAAAAAATTTACTATTTATCCCCTAGCAATAAAATTCACAGTAGTGAATGTCGCCATTGCAAACCAGAAATGGAGGGATGGCAAAAGATGGATTCTTTTTCTATGGCTTTAGAAAATGATGGCATTCCCTGTCGTCTTTGTTGCCCTTCTTCTAAGGCAATTGAAGATGCCAAAAAGAAGGAAGATTCCTCCCATAAACCCTTACCTCATATTAAGCTAAAAGAAAATTCAGCTTCTAATCACGAAATCAGCGAAAAAGCTATTCATAACAAAGAGAAAAACTTTTCTCCAGATCGTAAACGTTATAAAATTTTAGCAGGTAATGGTTGTCATCAGGCGATCGCCGAGGTACATGGTATATTAGTACCCCCAGCCGAGGAGGATGGTTGTCACAATCTGATTTTGCCCGATGGTTGTGTCTTAGAAGCCAGTTTTAAAGATGCCAGACTGAAATGGTTAGCCTACAATCGGGAAGGAGTTTTAGGGGCTCATTGGTTCAGGGGTTATCCCAAAATGAAAGACAATAAATTAGTTGCTTTTCAGATTGTCGCTTGGGATTTGGATATGCCAACCAATGAAAGAGGCTGGGAAACATGGGAATTTACAGGAGTATGGACAGTACAAAAGAACTTAACAGTCCAACGTTCCATGGGCTTAAAAGAAGTGCGTCAACAAGCCAGAGAAACAGGCTTTATTAAAAAATTTAAATACACCTTTAATAATACTTATGATTGGTTAAAAAACAAGAAACTCTGGAGTGGCTATGTCTATAAATTAATTTGTCGCCGAGAAGGAGATACCCTGAAAATACAGAAAGTAATTCCCTATGCTTGTCCTCGTATAAAACCTGTACCTCGGGGCAGAAATAATAAACCCAAAAACTTTGATACGGGAAAACCTCAATTATCTTCTAACTAG
- a CDS encoding hypothetical protein (KEGG: cyt:cce_0610 hypothetical protein~SPTR: Putative uncharacterized protein) — translation MNNKDKKDNSFLLEIGMGLLTPPILLGITISREVGEIMESLGEASEEIFRGQHLPILKNKN, via the coding sequence ATGAATAACAAAGATAAAAAAGACAATTCTTTTCTTCTCGAGATTGGTATGGGTTTATTGACTCCTCCGATTTTATTGGGAATCACCATTAGTCGTGAAGTGGGAGAGATAATGGAAAGTTTAGGGGAAGCTAGTGAAGAAATTTTCCGTGGGCAACATTTACCAATATTAAAAAATAAGAATTGA
- a CDS encoding protein of unknown function UPF0118 (PFAM: Domain of unknown function DUF20~COGs: COG0628 permease~InterPro IPR002549~KEGG: cyt:cce_1371 hypothetical protein~PFAM: protein of unknown function UPF0118~SPTR: Putative uncharacterized protein), which yields MNFGQSIGFLVFLISLYVVWQIRQLILLIFMAMIFAVAFNRLVRFLLSFNFSRKYATLFVSVLSLIIINILVVVILPPFVEQFQLLINSLPRVWEAINPTLEEFYSNYLEGTFFIPSFNDIISNYSSLGSDLVNNFLVVFSNVVAVTLQILFVVFLTVVFLLNPRRYRHYCLKLFPSFYRRRAAEIFDKSEVAIVSWLNGILINCLFIGSLSGIGLLVFQVKLVLVHALLAGLLNFIPNIGPAISVVFPVMIALLDSPWKIVAILIWYFIIQNIESYWLTPKVMAHKVSLLPAVTLFAQIFFAQAFGVIGLLLALPLTVVVKTWVDELLFKDILDRWV from the coding sequence ATGAATTTTGGTCAATCTATAGGATTTTTAGTTTTTTTAATTTCCCTTTATGTAGTTTGGCAAATTAGGCAACTAATCTTATTAATTTTTATGGCAATGATTTTTGCTGTTGCCTTTAATAGATTAGTAAGATTTCTCTTGAGTTTTAACTTTAGTCGTAAATATGCCACTTTATTTGTTTCTGTATTAAGTTTAATTATAATTAATATTTTAGTGGTGGTAATTCTTCCTCCTTTTGTGGAACAATTTCAGTTACTAATCAATAGCTTACCAAGGGTGTGGGAAGCCATTAATCCTACTTTAGAAGAATTTTATTCTAATTATTTAGAAGGAACCTTTTTTATTCCGAGTTTTAATGATATTATCAGTAACTATTCAAGTTTAGGTAGTGATTTAGTAAATAACTTTTTAGTGGTTTTTTCTAATGTGGTGGCAGTCACATTACAAATCTTATTTGTTGTGTTTTTAACAGTCGTTTTTTTACTTAATCCTCGTCGCTACCGTCATTATTGCCTCAAACTTTTTCCTTCTTTTTATCGTCGTCGTGCTGCGGAAATTTTTGATAAAAGCGAAGTTGCTATCGTGAGTTGGCTCAATGGTATTTTAATTAATTGTTTATTTATTGGTAGCTTAAGTGGTATTGGTTTATTGGTATTTCAGGTAAAGTTGGTATTAGTTCATGCACTTTTAGCTGGTTTGTTAAATTTTATTCCCAACATAGGCCCTGCCATTAGTGTCGTTTTTCCTGTAATGATTGCTTTGCTTGATTCTCCGTGGAAAATTGTCGCCATTTTAATTTGGTATTTTATTATTCAAAATATAGAGAGTTACTGGCTGACTCCCAAGGTGATGGCACATAAGGTTTCTTTGTTACCCGCTGTAACCCTTTTTGCCCAAATCTTTTTTGCCCAAGCCTTTGGGGTAATTGGTTTATTACTTGCTTTGCCTTTGACTGTGGTGGTTAAAACTTGGGTAGATGAGTTACTTTTTAAGGATATTTTGGATCGATGGGTATAA
- a CDS encoding binding-protein-dependent transport systems inner membrane component (PFAM: Binding-protein-dependent transport system inner membrane component~COGs: COG0601 ABC-type dipeptide/oligopeptide/nickel transport systems permease components~InterPro IPR000515~KEGG: cyc:PCC7424_2612 binding-protein-dependent transport systems inner membrane component~PFAM: binding-protein-dependent transport systems inner membrane component~SPTR: Binding-protein-dependent transport systems inner membrane component;~manually curated), whose protein sequence is MKSFFFNDNVIYVIKRLSQGLLTLLLASMLSFVIIQLAPGDYLDNLRQNPTISPETIEDLQIRFGLDKPPLQQYLLWFRQVITRFDFGESFVYSRSVSSLILERIPATLLLAISSIIVTWAIALPLGIISAVNQNKTIDKTLRVVSYFGQGFPSFITALILLVVAQNLSPLFPVGGMTSINHNQLSPLGRVLDIVWHMILPTIALSITSFAGLQRLTRGQLLDVLRQDYIQTARAKGLPENRVLYVHALRNAINPLITLLGFEFASLLSGAFIAEFFFNWPGLGRLILQAVQAQDLYLVMASLMMGATMLIVGNLMADLLLKVVDPRIKLENLE, encoded by the coding sequence GTGAAAAGTTTTTTCTTCAATGACAACGTAATCTATGTTATTAAAAGATTATCCCAAGGCTTACTAACTCTTTTGTTAGCTTCGATGCTTAGTTTTGTCATCATTCAGTTAGCACCGGGAGACTATCTTGATAATTTACGCCAAAACCCGACTATTTCACCAGAAACCATTGAAGATTTACAGATTCGTTTTGGATTAGATAAACCACCTCTACAACAATATTTATTATGGTTTCGCCAAGTCATTACGAGGTTTGATTTTGGGGAAAGTTTTGTCTATTCTCGCTCGGTTTCTTCTCTTATTCTTGAGCGTATTCCCGCTACTCTACTCTTAGCTATTTCATCTATTATAGTAACATGGGCGATCGCCCTTCCCCTTGGGATTATTAGTGCCGTAAATCAAAATAAAACTATTGACAAAACATTAAGGGTAGTTAGTTATTTTGGACAAGGATTTCCCAGTTTCATCACCGCCCTAATTTTATTAGTCGTAGCTCAAAATTTATCCCCCCTATTTCCCGTAGGTGGTATGACAAGCATCAATCATAATCAATTATCCCCCCTCGGTAGGGTTTTAGACATTGTCTGGCACATGATATTACCCACCATCGCCCTAAGTATTACCAGCTTTGCAGGTTTACAACGATTAACCAGAGGACAATTATTAGATGTACTCAGACAAGATTATATCCAAACCGCAAGAGCAAAAGGACTCCCTGAAAATAGAGTTTTATACGTTCATGCCTTACGCAATGCCATTAATCCCCTCATCACCTTATTAGGTTTTGAATTTGCAAGTTTGTTGAGTGGAGCATTTATTGCCGAATTTTTCTTTAATTGGCCAGGATTGGGTAGATTAATTCTACAAGCAGTTCAAGCCCAAGATTTATATTTAGTTATGGCTAGTTTAATGATGGGGGCAACAATGTTAATTGTGGGTAATTTGATGGCTGATCTATTATTAAAAGTAGTTGATCCTCGTATTAAGTTAGAAAACTTGGAATAA
- a CDS encoding eight transmembrane protein EpsH (PFAM: Transmembrane exosortase (Exosortase_EpsH)~TIGRFAM: exosortase/archaeosortase family protein; cyanoexosortase B; exosortase~InterPro IPR019127:IPR013426~KEGG: ter:Tery_2693 eight transmembrane protein EpsH~PFAM: Exosortase EpsH-related~SPTR: Similar to tr|Q8YZG3|Q8YZG3;~TIGRFAM: eight transmembrane protein EpsH), protein MALTSNKKITLNEKTISYIILLFLCLIYLPLIWHWYDGWLNKTIGIEHEYFSHGVIGIPFAFYLCWLDRKKWHNLPDLFRPEGFFPLTMGGIFYLSGVPEFVNLSFPLVLLGICYFLKGKAGLKLFWFPFVLIILATPNSIPYLITPYTLWLQRFIASLSGFLLFHLGFDVSVNGIYISVNGRLVEVAPYCAGLKMLFTSLYVSLILLYWREVLGDRTRSLCLIIGAVFISVIGNVFRNAILAFFHGARQDNLFVWFHDDWGGSLYSTLMLACIFGLLLYIEKWDFNEVSPEKSESLNTQEDDFNFKF, encoded by the coding sequence ATGGCACTGACAAGCAATAAAAAAATAACCCTTAATGAAAAAACAATATCCTACATCATACTTTTATTTTTATGCTTAATCTATCTCCCTTTAATATGGCATTGGTATGATGGTTGGCTAAACAAAACCATTGGCATTGAGCATGAATATTTTAGTCATGGGGTGATTGGCATCCCCTTTGCCTTTTATTTATGTTGGTTGGATCGCAAAAAATGGCATAATTTACCTGATTTATTTCGTCCAGAAGGTTTTTTTCCCCTTACCATGGGTGGTATTTTTTACCTCTCAGGGGTGCCAGAGTTTGTTAACCTTTCCTTTCCCCTCGTATTACTGGGAATATGTTATTTCTTGAAAGGTAAGGCAGGTTTGAAATTATTTTGGTTTCCTTTTGTATTAATTATTCTTGCTACTCCTAACTCTATCCCATATCTGATTACACCCTATACCCTTTGGTTACAAAGATTTATTGCTAGTCTTTCAGGATTTTTACTATTTCATCTCGGTTTTGATGTCAGTGTCAATGGGATTTATATTTCTGTAAATGGTCGTTTGGTAGAAGTTGCTCCTTATTGTGCTGGTTTAAAGATGCTTTTTACCAGTTTATATGTTTCTCTTATTTTACTTTATTGGCGAGAGGTTTTGGGCGATCGCACCCGCTCTTTATGTTTAATCATAGGGGCAGTATTTATCAGTGTCATAGGGAATGTATTTCGTAATGCAATCTTGGCATTTTTCCATGGAGCAAGACAAGATAATCTTTTTGTCTGGTTTCATGATGACTGGGGTGGAAGTCTTTATTCGACTTTGATGTTGGCTTGTATTTTTGGTTTGCTTTTATACATAGAAAAATGGGATTTTAATGAAGTTTCGCCAGAAAAGTCAGAATCTCTTAATACTCAAGAAGACGATTTTAATTTTAAATTTTAG
- a CDS encoding hypothetical protein (KEGG: cyh:Cyan8802_3594 hypothetical protein~SPTR: Putative uncharacterized protein) encodes MTDKKRKIPSSYLWLMVILLLLTIIGVFPGYLRGGNWEWSQENQPSNMRLINRLRNEPILVENWQLSERHRLRLSGKTWYWQRMEQNGQQMSLLIHPQPYYKDKPSVEWTDLQGLNVHGSFCLQTISETLSLSPAELEIESSAETIADLISQKDVSRDTLNSILESLPPSCSRAFTIRNIDNQEVIIPLVDAQDWSTDSQNIITFETENNTNITALFERGWNQNNTVAMVNWYAWQDGGHYKPSRWFLRDLQSQIRGDRTGWVAISLRLYISPLEEIQSREEEITIIAQKVQKQIMEKIN; translated from the coding sequence ATGACTGACAAAAAAAGAAAAATCCCCTCCTCTTATTTATGGCTCATGGTTATCCTTCTTTTATTAACAATAATAGGAGTTTTTCCAGGTTATCTTCGGGGCGGAAATTGGGAATGGAGTCAGGAAAATCAGCCCAGTAATATGAGACTGATTAACAGATTAAGAAATGAACCAATATTAGTAGAAAATTGGCAACTATCAGAAAGGCATAGACTCAGATTGAGCGGAAAAACTTGGTATTGGCAGAGGATGGAACAAAATGGACAACAAATGAGTTTATTAATTCACCCTCAACCATATTACAAAGATAAACCTAGTGTAGAATGGACTGATTTACAAGGATTAAATGTTCATGGCTCTTTTTGTTTACAAACCATCTCGGAAACATTATCCTTATCTCCTGCGGAACTAGAAATAGAATCCTCTGCGGAAACTATCGCTGATTTAATAAGTCAAAAAGACGTTTCTAGGGATACATTAAATTCCATTTTAGAGTCCTTACCACCATCTTGCTCCCGTGCTTTTACCATTAGAAATATAGATAATCAAGAGGTAATTATTCCCCTTGTAGACGCTCAAGATTGGTCTACGGATTCTCAAAACATTATTACGTTTGAAACCGAAAATAATACAAACATAACGGCTCTTTTTGAGAGAGGATGGAATCAAAATAACACCGTTGCGATGGTCAACTGGTATGCCTGGCAAGATGGGGGGCATTATAAGCCCTCTCGTTGGTTTCTTCGTGATTTACAAAGTCAAATTAGGGGCGATCGCACTGGATGGGTGGCGATAAGTTTAAGACTATATATAAGCCCCCTAGAAGAAATACAATCAAGAGAAGAAGAAATAACAATCATTGCTCAAAAAGTGCAAAAACAAATTATGGAAAAAATTAATTAA